TACATGAaactgttcatgctaattaattaacatgaacagtaaaACATGCTATACTGTTCGAGGAAGCAGCATTTGCTTACTTTTCTTTACCTTGTATATCGACACAAAAATACGATAGAGactcataaataataattttttttttttttttatcaaacaggTTGAatctgtgttttatttaaaatataaacgtAACCTCGTAACCAAACGGCTATTAAGTATCTCTAACAAATAAAAGTCATCCTCCTATATCAtaagaaaattgaattaaaaaaagcaaaaaatattgaaattcaaATGACCACATTACCCTTCTTCCCCAAATCTGGAAAACTCCACCACCCCTGCAAAAACCAACTCTAACAAAGCAGAAAACAAAATTGCCGGACAAAATGCCGCCACCAAAGACCACAACCACCACACTTCCATGCTCAATCCCAACTCTCTTCCTCGCTTTCACTACCCTTTCTTTCCTCTGCTTCTCCCTCTTCTTCCTCTACAACAAAAACCCATCTTTCCCTAATCCCCAAGCCACCCTCCAAACCTCTCAAAATTCCATCAAAGTCTATGTAGCTGACCTCCCTAGATCTCTCAACTACGGCCTCCTTGACCAATACTGGTCCTCCTCTATACCTGATACCCGTATTAGCTCCGACCCAGATCATCAGATCCGACCCAAACCCACCAAGAACCAAAAATTTCCTGATTACCCTGAGAATCCTTTGATTAAGCAGTACAGTGCTGAGTACTGGATCACTGGTGACTTAATGACACCAGAGAACttaaagtttcaatcttttgCTAAAAGGGTGTTTGATTTTAATCAAGCTGATGTTGTTTTCGTGCCCTTTTTTGCTACACTGAGTGCTGAAATGGAGCTTGCAAAAGGAAAGGGAAATTTTAGGAGAAAAGAAGGGAATGAGGATTATAGAAGGCAGAAGCAAGTGGTGGATATTGTGAGAAATTCGGATGCTTGGAAGCGATCTGGCGGGAAAGATCATGTCTTTGTTCTTACAGGTAatgtttcttatttatttgagaaaacgggcttttgttgtttttggctttAGAGTTGTTTTGATGTTCTCTATGTTGTTGGGTTTTATTCATtggtatttcatgttggttttaGTTCTTGAGTATGATCCGATTGCTTTAGTCAGTGGTTATATGTATTCGGAAAATGCAACTTCATATCTGGGTTTTTTGTGGGGTTTGCTGGTTTGGTTTGCGGTCTGAGTTGTTTGGCAGCGGGCTACTTTGCTAGTGAGTTTGAAGTGGTTGTTTATGTTGGTTTCAGTTGATCTCATATGTATGACATTATTGTCATTGCAACAAGgttgataaatataatgatGCTTTAGCCATAACAAATAATGAAGCAAGTAGAAGTGCTATGCATACTTTAGCAGCTTATGATTAAGTCTCTGGATTGTCAGGTTATGTTAAAACTTGAAGCATTCTTTGGCAGACCCAGTTGCGATGTGGCATTTAAGAGCTGAGATAGCCCCAGCTGTTCTACTGGTGGTAGACTTTGGTGGGTGGTATAAGCTTGACTCAAAGTCATCGAATGGTAGTTCGTCAGATATGATACAGCATACCCAAGTCTCACTGCTGAAAGATGTGATTGTTCCATACACACATCTACTTCCTAGATTGCAGTTATCAGAGAACAAGAAACGCAGCACCCTTCTTTATTTTAAAGGAGCCAAACATAGGCACCGGGTTAGTATTCAATCGAAAAActattacattgttttttttcaagtatcgAACATGATATGGTCATTTGGCTTGGCATTTATTTTGACCTGtcaaaactttttatttgtattgGATGAAGAGCCAATTTCTGTGTTTGCAATAACATGCTTAAGTTCTTGTGTCATACTTTTTACACCCTACTGGATGTTTCTATTGcattatttgtatttgtttcagTTTCCTGTTTTCCTCATAGATGtgcttaaaaccaaaaaaaaaaaaatggaacaaaGTAACTTATAGTAAtcctatttttcatgttttcccCCTATTTAATTTGTCAAAGATTCAAGTAATCAAGCTTTGCTTTGGCGCCACATACACCAAAGGACCATTTTTCGTGTGATAACTCAGCAGCTaatcatcatttctttttatcttttctcaggtttggtttttttttaacttgtgcAATGGAAATTAAAGCTCTTCATTGGACCCCTGTtcattcttctctcttttaACTTCGTAGATTGTGCAATCCTCTGGGAGAAATTAATATGGACTTCTAACCTTGTGTATGAGAATGGTGTCTTTGGAGGGCCCTGGGGGCAGGTCCCTCtggtttgttttctattttattggtGATCGCTTGAAGCTGTATTATTTTATACAAGGTTGTTCAGAAGAGTTTCTTGGGGCTAACTTCAATCTCATATCAATCAAGTATATCTGAATGCATTACAGTAgtgcatgattatttttttgatgttgctAATATTATCATTGACAGGGAGGCATAGTTCGAGAAAAATTGTGGGACTTGCTGGTTAATGAGCCAGGAGTTATCATTGAAGAAGGATTCCCTAATGCTACTGGGAGGGAGCAGTCCATTAGAGGGATGAGATCGTCAGAATTCTGTTTGCACCCAGCTGGGGACACCCCCTCTTCTTGCCGGCTATTCGATGCCATCCAAAGCCTATGTATACCTGTTGTTGTAAGTGACAACATTGAGCTGCCATTTGAAGGCATGATAGATTACACAGAATTCACAGTTTTTGTTGCAGTTGATGATGCCTTGAAGCCCAGATGGCTGGTGGATCGTCTCAGAAGCATTTCTGTGAAACAGAGGAATGAATTCCGTAGAAATATGGCTAAGGTTCAACCGATATTTCAGTATGATAATGGTCATCCCGGTGGTATTGGTCCTATTTCTCCAGATGGTGCAGTGAATCACATATGGAAAAAGGTACTTCAAAAATTGCCTGCGATTAAGGAAGCTGTTGTTCGAGAGAGAAGAAAACCACCTGGTGTATCAGTTCCTATGCGTTGCCATTGTACCTGAACCAAATCAAGTAATTCTAATAGCTTTTGACACCATGCATTATTCTATAAAGAGTTAATTTCATGCTCATTCCTTTCCCCATGATTCGATATTTGTAAATTTCAGGCTTGTTAAAATATCCTCAAACAGCGCACTTTACTGAAATTTGCCATTTTGTctactctttcttcttttctatccTGGTTAAACTTTACAGTTCAATTGTCTGTTCATTACATGTGTGAATTCCAGTATTTGCTCCCACACTGCCTTCAGTGGCCATTGATATTGCTATGTAGTTTAAGAATCCCTCTAAAAATTTGAACTCAGTGGGACATGAAATCGTGAAATCGGCTTACATGCATGGTGGTAtaggagggttttttttttttttttttttttgtgaacataTAGAGTACTTTCCAGGtttctgaaaagaaaagagaatgcCTAGCATCTAGAATGCATCTAGAATATAACGCATTTTCTGTTAAAATTaggtttatgaaaaatattttttttaaaaaaatatatgtttagttaacattattttaagataaatttttacaaataaatgaaaggTGAAGAAtagattattttaacttttataaaattaaaatttaaaatgtaattatatatagggtttaatataaaaagtagAATCTATTTATCTaacaaaattggtttttttcaacACAAGCAAAACACTAACCACAAAAAGGAACGGTAGTGATCACTTTCCTAAGCATTGATAGTAACACCGCACAGCATCCAG
This genomic stretch from Populus alba chromosome 19, ASM523922v2, whole genome shotgun sequence harbors:
- the LOC118056532 gene encoding probable arabinosyltransferase ARAD1; this translates as MPPPKTTTTTLPCSIPTLFLAFTTLSFLCFSLFFLYNKNPSFPNPQATLQTSQNSIKVYVADLPRSLNYGLLDQYWSSSIPDTRISSDPDHQIRPKPTKNQKFPDYPENPLIKQYSAEYWITGDLMTPENLKFQSFAKRVFDFNQADVVFVPFFATLSAEMELAKGKGNFRRKEGNEDYRRQKQVVDIVRNSDAWKRSGGKDHVFVLTDPVAMWHLRAEIAPAVLLVVDFGGWYKLDSKSSNGSSSDMIQHTQVSLLKDVIVPYTHLLPRLQLSENKKRSTLLYFKGAKHRHRGGIVREKLWDLLVNEPGVIIEEGFPNATGREQSIRGMRSSEFCLHPAGDTPSSCRLFDAIQSLCIPVVVSDNIELPFEGMIDYTEFTVFVAVDDALKPRWLVDRLRSISVKQRNEFRRNMAKVQPIFQYDNGHPGGIGPISPDGAVNHIWKKVLQKLPAIKEAVVRERRKPPGVSVPMRCHCT